From one Thamnophis elegans isolate rThaEle1 chromosome 7, rThaEle1.pri, whole genome shotgun sequence genomic stretch:
- the TM7SF3 gene encoding transmembrane 7 superfamily member 3 isoform X1, whose amino-acid sequence MGIMLLPACLLLWALLGAGEGAQEPPAAGLLLEVSLGKFRNFLLNGSVPAEAVLRNIADNVTVILFQIHAHHQNVTVSFEKEPSPNNSGTGVDRGLVSVLRPEQTVCTWYLRAVGTDQVLSTAVSLPYTEKDPIPGGCNLEFDLETDPNLYLDYNLAETHIIFAPANLGYARGANPPSCDSETGLDSRWRLSYDVYQYFLPENDLSEATFVSHMRRMSEVQSIQAHGSKMMTLTSQDRTDLYFSSLPGQGVIYNVIVRDPKWNTSAAYVPVHTYACSLSALVNNCYTFRRLSTKIFFSNLACLGLFICFLGHRFWKTGLFFNGFIFMAFFFFIVITKTLAISYDATLGLTATAGIIGALLLVGSWWLFGLVIPCMLIVGAVLGALVSSSLFFTPVGDYRIFQDNVVFWVTFTCVALVIPVVFVCCPRVLNILTCAVVGSYTIVLVTACYIYTSLSYIGIDLLRRILNEDFNRTYTSVPFQPNDIILLAVWTMLALAGITVQLRRERHEAPFPPHPYRLWKRERERRVTNVLDPSHHVPPLRERILNQLSQIKDLFQKEQAAGERTPLLL is encoded by the exons CAGGCCTTCTCCTGGAGGTTTCCTTGGGGAAGTTCAGGAATTTCTTGTTGAATGGAAGTGTCCCAGCTGAAGCCGTCTTGAGGAACATTGCCGATAATGTGACAGTCATCCTCTTTCAAATCCACGCCCACCACCAAAACGTGACTGTCTCCTTTGAGAAG GAACCTTCTCCCAACAACTCGGGAACCGGAGTAGACCGAGGCTTAGTTTCGGTGCTTCGACCTGAACAGACGGTGTGCACATGGTATTTGAGAGCGGTGGGTACGGATCAGGTGCTGAGCACGGCGGTTTCCCTGCCCTACACCGAAAAGG ATCCAATACCCGGTGGATGCAACTTGGAATTTGATTTGGAAACGGATCCCAATCTCTATCTAGACTATAACCTGGCTGAGACCCACATTATATTTGCTCCAGCCAATCTGGGCTACGCGAG AGGGGCAAACCCACCGTCTTGTGATTCGGAAACCGGTCTGGATTCCAGGTGGAGACTCTCTTATGATGTCTACCAGTATTTTTTGCCCGAGAACGATTTGTCTGAAGCTACATTTGTGAGCCATATGAGGAGAATGTCTGAGGTTCAAAGCATCCAGGCGCACGGATCGAAA ATGATGACCTTAACCAGCCAAGACAGAACTGACCTCTACTTCTCGTCGCTTCCCGGACAAGGCGTGATCTACAATGTCATCGTGAGAGATCCTAAGTGGAACACTTCAGCTGCATACGTGCCCGTTCACACCTATGCCTGCAGTCTCTCTGCCTTGGTGAACAACTGCTACACCTTTA GAAGGTTGTCCACCAAAATATTTTTCAGCAATTTGGCTTGTCTCGGTCTCTTTATCTGCTTCCTCGGACACAGATTCTGGAAAACAG GTTTATTCTTTAATGGCTTTATCTTCAtggctttctttttcttcatcgtCATTACTAAAACATTGGCGATCAGCTATGACG CCACCCTGGGTCTTACTGCAACAGCTGGCATCATTGGAGCCCTCCTCTTAGTAGGATCGTGGTGGCTATTTGGCCTGGTGATCCCGTGTATGCTAATTGTAGGAGCAGTGCTGGGGGCTCTTGTGTCGTCTTCACTTTTCTTCACTCCTGTAG GAGACTATCGGATTTTTCAGGACAATGTTGTTTTCTGGGTTACCTTCACTTGCGTTGCCCTGGTGATTCCCGTCGTTTTTGTCTGCTGCCCCAGAGTT CTCAACATCTTGACGTGTGCGGTTGTCGGTTCCTACACCATCGTGTTGGTCACGGCGTGTTACATCTACACCAGCCTCTCTTACATCGGCATAGATCTACTCCGGAGGATTCTGAACGAAGACTTCAACAGAACGTACACCAGCGTGCCCTTCCAACCTAATG ATATTATCCTCCTGGCCGTTTGGACGATGCTAGCCCTCGCGGGAATCACCGTCCAGTTGCGCCGAGAAAGACACGAGGCTCCTTTCCCGCCACACCCGTATCGGTTATGGAAGCGTGAGAGAGAGCGCAGAGTCACCAACGTCTTGGATCccagccaccacgtccctccctTGAGAGAGAGGATCCTCAACCAGCTGTCCCAGATCAAGGACCTCTTCCAGAAAGAGCAGGCGGCGGGCGAAAGAACGCCGCTGCTCTTATAA
- the TM7SF3 gene encoding transmembrane 7 superfamily member 3 isoform X2: MGIMLLPACLLLWALLGAGEGAQEPPAGLLLEVSLGKFRNFLLNGSVPAEAVLRNIADNVTVILFQIHAHHQNVTVSFEKEPSPNNSGTGVDRGLVSVLRPEQTVCTWYLRAVGTDQVLSTAVSLPYTEKDPIPGGCNLEFDLETDPNLYLDYNLAETHIIFAPANLGYARGANPPSCDSETGLDSRWRLSYDVYQYFLPENDLSEATFVSHMRRMSEVQSIQAHGSKMMTLTSQDRTDLYFSSLPGQGVIYNVIVRDPKWNTSAAYVPVHTYACSLSALVNNCYTFRRLSTKIFFSNLACLGLFICFLGHRFWKTGLFFNGFIFMAFFFFIVITKTLAISYDATLGLTATAGIIGALLLVGSWWLFGLVIPCMLIVGAVLGALVSSSLFFTPVGDYRIFQDNVVFWVTFTCVALVIPVVFVCCPRVLNILTCAVVGSYTIVLVTACYIYTSLSYIGIDLLRRILNEDFNRTYTSVPFQPNDIILLAVWTMLALAGITVQLRRERHEAPFPPHPYRLWKRERERRVTNVLDPSHHVPPLRERILNQLSQIKDLFQKEQAAGERTPLLL, from the exons GCCTTCTCCTGGAGGTTTCCTTGGGGAAGTTCAGGAATTTCTTGTTGAATGGAAGTGTCCCAGCTGAAGCCGTCTTGAGGAACATTGCCGATAATGTGACAGTCATCCTCTTTCAAATCCACGCCCACCACCAAAACGTGACTGTCTCCTTTGAGAAG GAACCTTCTCCCAACAACTCGGGAACCGGAGTAGACCGAGGCTTAGTTTCGGTGCTTCGACCTGAACAGACGGTGTGCACATGGTATTTGAGAGCGGTGGGTACGGATCAGGTGCTGAGCACGGCGGTTTCCCTGCCCTACACCGAAAAGG ATCCAATACCCGGTGGATGCAACTTGGAATTTGATTTGGAAACGGATCCCAATCTCTATCTAGACTATAACCTGGCTGAGACCCACATTATATTTGCTCCAGCCAATCTGGGCTACGCGAG AGGGGCAAACCCACCGTCTTGTGATTCGGAAACCGGTCTGGATTCCAGGTGGAGACTCTCTTATGATGTCTACCAGTATTTTTTGCCCGAGAACGATTTGTCTGAAGCTACATTTGTGAGCCATATGAGGAGAATGTCTGAGGTTCAAAGCATCCAGGCGCACGGATCGAAA ATGATGACCTTAACCAGCCAAGACAGAACTGACCTCTACTTCTCGTCGCTTCCCGGACAAGGCGTGATCTACAATGTCATCGTGAGAGATCCTAAGTGGAACACTTCAGCTGCATACGTGCCCGTTCACACCTATGCCTGCAGTCTCTCTGCCTTGGTGAACAACTGCTACACCTTTA GAAGGTTGTCCACCAAAATATTTTTCAGCAATTTGGCTTGTCTCGGTCTCTTTATCTGCTTCCTCGGACACAGATTCTGGAAAACAG GTTTATTCTTTAATGGCTTTATCTTCAtggctttctttttcttcatcgtCATTACTAAAACATTGGCGATCAGCTATGACG CCACCCTGGGTCTTACTGCAACAGCTGGCATCATTGGAGCCCTCCTCTTAGTAGGATCGTGGTGGCTATTTGGCCTGGTGATCCCGTGTATGCTAATTGTAGGAGCAGTGCTGGGGGCTCTTGTGTCGTCTTCACTTTTCTTCACTCCTGTAG GAGACTATCGGATTTTTCAGGACAATGTTGTTTTCTGGGTTACCTTCACTTGCGTTGCCCTGGTGATTCCCGTCGTTTTTGTCTGCTGCCCCAGAGTT CTCAACATCTTGACGTGTGCGGTTGTCGGTTCCTACACCATCGTGTTGGTCACGGCGTGTTACATCTACACCAGCCTCTCTTACATCGGCATAGATCTACTCCGGAGGATTCTGAACGAAGACTTCAACAGAACGTACACCAGCGTGCCCTTCCAACCTAATG ATATTATCCTCCTGGCCGTTTGGACGATGCTAGCCCTCGCGGGAATCACCGTCCAGTTGCGCCGAGAAAGACACGAGGCTCCTTTCCCGCCACACCCGTATCGGTTATGGAAGCGTGAGAGAGAGCGCAGAGTCACCAACGTCTTGGATCccagccaccacgtccctccctTGAGAGAGAGGATCCTCAACCAGCTGTCCCAGATCAAGGACCTCTTCCAGAAAGAGCAGGCGGCGGGCGAAAGAACGCCGCTGCTCTTATAA